One genomic region from Aneurinibacillus sp. REN35 encodes:
- a CDS encoding MBL fold metallo-hydrolase: MVISKGGCSVYPIMVPAKYNLRTFNFYIIEEAGALSLIDAGIDTDDCWASLNQTLRENGFKLGDINQVILTHNHEDHVGLLNRISSVKNIPIYAHKESIHRLKRDPAFFAMRVEFFAQLYREMGCEAAGEQQVEKLREAVQTNERRKIQADILPLVNSDRIAGMEVIETPGHSPDHMVLLHEERKWLFSGDHLLGHISSNALVEPDQEGQRIATLVQYVRSLKKCMALDAETLYPGHGRLIHNHRELIESRLHRINEKAERIRQMIQNGMATAAQLAYSYYKDKYNSQFSLVMSEIIGHLDYLESLHKIKKERKNGVWHYQVIAV, from the coding sequence TTGGTTATTTCCAAAGGTGGCTGTTCTGTATATCCGATTATGGTACCGGCAAAATATAATTTGCGGACCTTTAATTTTTATATAATAGAAGAGGCGGGTGCTTTATCACTGATTGATGCAGGAATCGATACAGATGACTGTTGGGCATCTCTTAATCAAACGCTGCGTGAAAACGGTTTTAAATTGGGGGACATCAATCAAGTCATTCTTACGCATAATCATGAGGATCATGTCGGACTTTTGAATCGTATTTCTTCTGTAAAGAATATTCCTATCTATGCCCACAAAGAATCCATTCATCGCTTGAAAAGAGACCCTGCCTTTTTTGCGATGCGCGTTGAATTTTTTGCGCAGCTCTATCGGGAAATGGGATGTGAAGCGGCTGGCGAGCAGCAGGTTGAAAAGCTGAGAGAAGCTGTACAAACAAACGAGAGAAGAAAAATCCAGGCGGACATCTTGCCGCTGGTTAATTCGGATAGAATTGCAGGGATGGAGGTTATTGAGACGCCCGGACATTCGCCAGACCATATGGTGCTGCTGCATGAAGAAAGAAAATGGTTGTTTTCTGGTGACCATCTGCTTGGACATATCTCAAGTAATGCGCTTGTAGAACCTGATCAAGAGGGACAGCGTATAGCGACATTGGTGCAGTATGTACGTTCGCTTAAAAAATGCATGGCTCTTGACGCAGAGACATTATATCCTGGACATGGTCGATTGATTCATAATCATCGAGAATTGATTGAGAGCAGATTGCACCGCATTAATGAAAAGGCGGAAAGAATTCGGCAGATGATCCAAAATGGTATGGCAACAGCAGCCCAGCTTGCCTATTCGTATTACAAGGACAAATATAACAGTCAATTTTCGCTGGTTATGTCAGAGATTATTGGACACTTGGATTATTTGGAATCACTACATAAGATTAAGAAAGAACGCAAAAACGGTGTATGGCATTACCAAGTAATAGCCGTATAA
- a CDS encoding GNAT family N-acetyltransferase, giving the protein MVTEFFSEDEWRIAYPVMRDLRTELQEDEFITIMRQMKEEGYRLFALYEQDEIVTLAGIAVLHNMYYGKHIWVHELVTKADKRSKGYGEKMLHFLASWGEEQGCDTIALASAFFREDAHRFYEEKMGFEKSNFTFVKQLHVSPAPLS; this is encoded by the coding sequence ATGGTTACAGAATTTTTTTCAGAAGATGAGTGGCGCATTGCCTATCCCGTAATGCGCGACCTGCGCACAGAGCTTCAGGAGGACGAATTTATCACGATTATGAGGCAAATGAAAGAAGAAGGATACCGCTTGTTTGCACTGTATGAGCAGGACGAAATCGTTACACTGGCAGGCATTGCTGTTTTACATAACATGTACTATGGCAAACATATTTGGGTGCATGAGCTGGTAACGAAAGCAGACAAGCGCTCGAAAGGATACGGAGAGAAGATGCTTCACTTCCTCGCATCGTGGGGAGAAGAGCAGGGATGCGATACGATTGCTCTGGCCTCTGCTTTTTTTAGAGAAGACGCACATCGCTTTTACGAAGAAAAAATGGGATTTGAAAAATCTAACTTCACGTTTGTAAAGCAGTTGCATGTCTCGCCAGCTCCTCTCTCTTAA
- a CDS encoding sensor domain-containing protein, whose protein sequence is MQKHDDTLIETLESIKYVLDQTSILAITDEKGIITHVNDKFCEISQYSREELVGNTHRVINSKHHDRAFFKGMWDTIRSGNTWEGCIQNRAKDGSIYWVDTIIVPFPEGSPNPTRYVSIRRDITKQKAAEEQIYELAYYDPLTHLRNRRGFHEYMESEVEKAKGAQKIFATIFIDLDRFKQVNDTLGHKVGDGLLEAIAYRMKESLDSAHTTLFRIGGDEFTVVWSHMKDREEVKAAAAQILHIFEESFEINGYQICITPSLGVSIYPEHGEDPESLLRRADTAMYCAKESGENHYEIYTEEMENDFIHRRTLEQELRSALRLNKLELYYQPKINIQSKKMVGVEALLRWNHPEWGFIPPDKFIPIAENSGLIIPLGEWVIRTACKQNKAWQNKGYAPFIMSVNLSTLQFKQQNLVEVVADTLREAELDATWLEIEITESVLIDYGSEVIDKLNQLKKMGVHISIDDFGTGYSSFNHIKNLPIDIVKIDRSFVRELPNSNDEAIVKAIISMAQALNLKVLAEGIETENQWHFLNEEGCQEGQGYLFSKPLPSDDVEKLLHVDFLPV, encoded by the coding sequence ATGCAAAAACATGATGATACACTTATCGAAACATTAGAGAGTATTAAATATGTTCTTGATCAAACATCCATCTTAGCCATTACTGACGAAAAAGGCATCATTACGCATGTTAATGATAAGTTCTGCGAGATTTCTCAATACAGTAGAGAAGAGTTAGTAGGAAATACGCACCGGGTTATTAATTCCAAACATCATGATCGTGCTTTTTTTAAGGGGATGTGGGACACCATACGAAGTGGAAACACATGGGAAGGATGTATTCAAAATCGAGCAAAAGATGGTTCGATCTATTGGGTCGACACGATTATTGTTCCCTTTCCAGAAGGCTCCCCCAATCCGACCCGCTACGTTTCAATTCGCCGGGACATTACGAAGCAGAAGGCGGCGGAAGAACAAATCTATGAACTTGCCTATTATGATCCACTAACCCATCTCAGAAATCGACGAGGGTTCCATGAATATATGGAAAGTGAAGTTGAGAAAGCCAAAGGTGCGCAGAAGATATTTGCGACAATCTTTATTGATCTTGATCGCTTTAAGCAGGTTAATGACACGCTCGGCCATAAGGTTGGAGATGGCTTATTAGAAGCCATTGCTTATCGCATGAAGGAATCTCTTGATTCGGCGCATACCACATTGTTTCGGATCGGCGGAGATGAATTTACCGTCGTATGGTCTCATATGAAGGATAGAGAGGAAGTCAAAGCCGCGGCGGCTCAGATTTTGCATATATTTGAAGAATCGTTTGAAATCAACGGCTATCAAATCTGCATCACACCGAGTCTTGGTGTCTCTATTTATCCTGAACACGGTGAAGATCCGGAGAGCTTGCTTCGTCGGGCTGATACCGCTATGTATTGTGCCAAGGAGAGCGGAGAGAATCATTACGAGATTTACACGGAAGAGATGGAGAATGATTTTATTCATCGACGCACGCTTGAACAAGAACTGCGAAGCGCTTTACGCTTAAATAAACTTGAGTTGTATTATCAGCCAAAAATTAATATACAGAGCAAAAAAATGGTAGGGGTAGAAGCGCTGCTGCGGTGGAATCACCCGGAATGGGGATTCATTCCACCTGATAAATTTATTCCGATTGCGGAGAATTCCGGTCTCATTATTCCGCTTGGTGAATGGGTCATACGTACAGCATGCAAGCAGAACAAAGCGTGGCAGAATAAGGGCTATGCTCCTTTTATTATGTCTGTAAACTTATCGACACTGCAATTTAAACAGCAGAATCTTGTTGAAGTTGTTGCAGATACACTGCGGGAAGCTGAGTTAGATGCTACCTGGCTTGAAATTGAAATCACAGAAAGCGTACTAATCGATTATGGAAGTGAAGTTATTGATAAGCTGAATCAGCTTAAAAAAATGGGTGTGCATATTTCGATTGATGATTTTGGCACAGGTTATTCATCGTTTAATCATATTAAGAATCTTCCTATCGACATTGTAAAAATTGACCGTTCTTTCGTACGCGAGCTCCCTAACTCGAATGATGAAGCGATTGTAAAGGCCATTATCTCCATGGCACAAGCGCTGAATCTCAAAGTGTTGGCTGAAGGAATCGAAACGGAAAACCAGTGGCATTTTCTAAATGAGGAAGGCTGCCAGGAAGGACAGGGCTATTTATTCAGCAAACCCCTTCCTTCTGATGACGTGGAAAAATTGCTGCATGTAGATTTCCTGCCTGTGTAG
- a CDS encoding exosporium protein C: MSVIVLDYKASVPSNSFGGTAPVPIPQIPSQLQVADLGLFIPQVSPATTNNRVYLSADVSISAAVGSLFNNGVIFRIYRDGVEIFNTLEGVQRAPASPTEYNVTFSTVDENVPSGFHVYKLVVQAIIANNAPAVFTIAQVIGPVTFSGLAVGTT, translated from the coding sequence TTGTCTGTCATTGTATTGGATTATAAAGCCAGCGTACCAAGCAATTCCTTCGGTGGAACCGCCCCTGTCCCCATTCCTCAAATACCAAGCCAACTCCAAGTTGCTGATTTAGGATTATTTATTCCGCAGGTCTCTCCAGCAACAACAAACAACCGGGTGTATTTGTCAGCGGATGTAAGCATCAGCGCTGCGGTAGGTTCTCTTTTTAACAACGGAGTCATTTTCCGTATCTATCGGGATGGTGTAGAAATTTTCAACACGTTAGAAGGTGTACAGAGAGCACCTGCCTCGCCGACAGAGTATAACGTTACCTTTAGTACAGTTGATGAGAACGTTCCCTCTGGTTTTCATGTGTATAAATTAGTCGTCCAAGCCATCATCGCCAATAATGCCCCTGCAGTTTTCACGATTGCTCAGGTTATTGGACCGGTTACTTTTAGCGGCCTGGCAGTTGGCACAACGTAA